The region AAACACAATCTATCCGGTCCTCACATTGGTAGGTATTTACCACAACCACATATCAGCTTTTGCATCATTTGCGCATTCAAAGTCTAACAGTGTCTAGCCGTCTAGCTGGTCTACTGTCACTTGCAAAAACTATGGCAtgcaaaaacaaagacaaaacCCCAGTCATCCAGTCTCCTCTACATCTTGGCCTCGATAGCTGATTTGATCGCTACCAGGCGTTAGTAAGTGCTAACGGTGTTCAGGGAGTAAAACATACCTTCGCATGTATTTCTGGCATCGCCGAACAGCATCTTCGTATTGGGCATGTAAAACATAGGGTTGGGAACATCAGCTACGATGATTAGCTCTGTCCACCAGTGCTGGTCCAATGATACTCACCATATCCACTTGCCATGCctctcttcatcaccacgaCCTGTTTGCTCTTCCAAGCATGCAACACGGGCATGCCCTCGATGGCGCTGCCTTTCTCCATAGCGATGGGGTTAACAGTGTCGTTGGCACCAATGACAACAGTCAAGTCGGTGTCTGGGAAGTCGTCATTGATCTcatccatttccaacacGATGTCATACGGCACACTGGCTTCAGCCAACAAGACGTTACACTGGCCGGGCATTCTACCAGCCACTGGGTGAATGGCAAATCGGACGGTGATGCCCTTTGAGCGTAGCTGCGAGACGATTGATGAGATAGCGTACTGGGCTTTGGCTACAGCCATGCCGTAGCCAACGACCAAAATAACCGACTCCGAATTTAACATTGCATCGGCCAGATCATCTACACTAGTTTGGGTGACCTCACCTTGAGGTTTAAATTCTTGCACTGCCGTCGGCGTCGATAACCCTCCAAACAGCACATTTGTGAGAGATCTATTCATTGCCACACACATGATGTATGAGAGAATAGAACCGGATACACCTATGAGTGCTCCAACACTTGTGAGGAGGGGATTGTCCAACATGAAGCCTTCAGCGACGAGGGCGAATCCACTGTATGCGTTCAATACAGTGATGACAACGGCTATAAGGGATTAGTACAGTATGCGAGGCTTTGGACCGGAGATACATACGCATGTCGGCACCACCAATGGCCGCCGTTGTCGTGTACCCTTTGACGAAACTGAGTGCGGTATTTGCAGCAAGAGCGCCAGCTGCAATCAATGGGCTTCCTGGTGCCATCGTGATAAAGGCACCCATAGTCGCCACGTTAGTAGCGAGTAGTCCTCCATTAAGAACATGGCGACCCGGAAGAATTGTGGGTTTGGAAGACATTCTACCCGCAAGCTTCATGAAGGCTACGAGGGAGCCAGTGAATGTAATGCCACCTATACGCGGTTAGGTACTAGTACAGTCGGGGTCGTCGCAAATTGCAGGTAAATTGAACGTACCAATAAGTACGCCAAGGTACGCGGTAACCATGTGCAAGGTCGAAATGTCGGTAACATCCGCCATTACACTACCAATGCTAGTCAAGACAgcagccaagccaactaCAGAGTGCAGAGCAGCAACGGTCTGAGGAAGATCAGTAGGGGTAATGCGCTTGCCAATCAGCATTCCTGCAATCTGTCAGTATACATGTCAAGTCGACCAAACGAGGAGACTTGCCAGCCATTGCACCAATCGTAGCAAGTGCGCCAAATTGAGTCAGAACTTCTGGAGAGAATCCAACTGCAAGCAAGCTTGCTAAAACGCCagaaccaacaccaagaatGCCAAGCATGTTGCCCATTCGGGCAGTAGCCTGAGAGGCAAGACCAGAGATGGAACCAATACAAAGTACTGAGCTGATGAGGTACCCAGCTTGAACGAGGCCTCCGGCTCCGGTAGATGCGGCGGCAATAAAGCCTCCACCGAATAGAGCAGCGGGTACGGCGTAGAGCCAAGGATACTCGGGAGGGTCAGTCGGCCCTGCTTACTGTTAGCATTTTAGTATTCCGTCACCTCATCGACCTAATACCTACGCTTAAACATGTCGAGCATTCTCTTCGTAATGACgaagccaccaccaacattgacaaaAGCCAGCAAGACGCTCAGAGCACCAAATACTTGAGGGATGGTCTCTGGCAGGTATCCTCCTCCCAGGATAAAGAGGCCACCCACTCCAACCATGCCGGAAATAGCATTAGTGACGCTCATGAGAGGGGAGTGAAGAGCTGGAGCGACTCCCCAAACCACACGATAACCGATCAAACTAGCCAAACCAAATGTGAAGGCGTTCGACATGAAGAGTGGACCGGTGAACTTGCCCAAGGCGAGCACACTACCCATACCAGCAGTAACAGTGGCGACTTCCCgagtcttcttctgccaagGAGTGAGCTCTGCAATTTCGACgacagcctcagcagcaggTTTGGCCGCAGGTGGGGGAGGAGCTggtcgaggag is a window of Pochonia chlamydosporia 170 chromosome 5, whole genome shotgun sequence DNA encoding:
- a CDS encoding NAD(P) transhydrogenase, mitochondrial precursor (similar to Aspergillus terreus NIH2624 XP_001217875.1), whose amino-acid sequence is MASNLFRPLSSELCFSSSTTARLTRNHLRFKATRFEYHLSLPSSIDHNLADSTDLGGADVRPLLCPRRQWHNTLGQAKQSSLVPSVTSKSLALVRHASVVSSPPPVSGTQHYSTVVVPPTTPYSQLTVGVPREIYPGERRVALTPTNVALLLKKGFGKVIVERGAGSQAEFLDDAYEKAGATMVDGPQAVWSASDVVLKVRSPSTDEIESIKEKQTVISFLQPAQNQDLVKKIADRKATIFAMDMIPRISRAQVFDALSSMANIAGYKAVLEASNVFGRFLTGQVTAAGKIPPCKVLIIGAGVAGLSAIATARRMGAIVRGFDTRPAAREQVQSLGAEFIEVDIQEDGSGAGGYAKEMSKEFIDAEMKLFKDQAKEVDIIITTALIPGKPAPKLIKTDMLDVMKPGSVIVDLAAEAGGNCEATKKGELAMYKDVKVIGYTDLPSRLPTQSSTLYSNNITKFLLSMSPKDKEFGIDLSDEVVRGSIVTKNGEIIPPAPRPAPPPPAAKPAAEAVVEIAELTPWQKKTREVATVTAGMGSVLALGKFTGPLFMSNAFTFGLASLIGYRVVWGVAPALHSPLMSVTNAISGMVGVGGLFILGGGYLPETIPQVFGALSVLLAFVNVGGGFVITKRMLDMFKRPTDPPEYPWLYAVPAALFGGGFIAAASTGAGGLVQAGYLISSVLCIGSISGLASQATARMGNMLGILGVGSGVLASLLAVGFSPEVLTQFGALATIGMLIGKRITPTDLPQTVAALHSVVGLAAVLTSIGSVMADVTDISTLHMVTAYLGVLIGGITFTGSLVAFMKLAGRMSSKPTILPGRHVLNGGLLATNVATMGAFITMAPGSPLIAAGALAANTALSFVKGYTTTAAIGGADMPVVITVLNAYSGFALVAEGFMLDNPLLTSVGALIGVSGSILSYIMCVAMNRSLTNVLFGGLSTPTAVQEFKPQGEVTQTSVDDLADAMLNSESVILVVGYGMAVAKAQYAISSIVSQLRSKGITVRFAIHPVAGRMPGQCNVLLAEASVPYDIVLEMDEINDDFPDTDLTVVIGANDTVNPIAMEKGSAIEGMPVLHAWKSKQVVVMKRGMASGYADVPNPMFYMPNTKMLFGDARNTCEAIKSAIEAKM